In the Primulina tabacum isolate GXHZ01 chromosome 7, ASM2559414v2, whole genome shotgun sequence genome, CAAGGTTATTATTTGTCTTTTGAGGAGGAATGCAGGAGTTCTCAATGAACATTTCCTTCTTGCAAGTCATGCTGCTTCACCTTTGTATCTATATTGTTTGCTCTTTTCTAGGGGATTGAAGCATCACGGTTACTCGAGTCAGAGGGCATACAGACACATATGACTTTTGTCTACAGGTATAACATGATTTCTAGCCttattttattcaaagaatTGAAGGTCTTGGTGAAAGATTTTGAATATTGCATGACATGGAAAAAAATGACTGCAGCAGTCCTTTTGATGTTACGAATGTATATAATGTTTGAATGTTTGTCCGcaatgtttgtttgtttttttttccatttggCATAGGTCTTTTGCTCTTTCTCctactagcttgttcatcctttaATCTATTGTTCTGGTTTTATGAGGGTTGGGGATGGTTTAAGAGAAAGCATTTACTTTTATTGGTAATTTCTTTGGCAGAGATTATGTACCATCTTTTCAATTGCTAAGAACTGCCTCAAAAGTGTAATTGGAGATGAAATGGAGCTTCAATTACTTTGTTGTGCTTTCTCTTGATTTGCTCTTACATGGTGCGAAAGCTTCCAAGAACTAGTTGTGAGTTGGTGGTGATCTTTATTTCCTTGTTTTAGGAAATGTTTTATGGTTTTTATACTTAAATAATACTGTTTGTTTATGCACCGACCTTGATAAGTACACTGTGAAGGCCAGTATCCATTTATAAACTAAGCAAACATTAAAATTCTTATGAGAGGTCCACAATCTTGTTTCTGGGAATATCAGCATCATTTCCGTAGTCCTGAGGTTCTGATTATTGGTATTGGTAATCTCCAGGACTGCCGTTTCAGCTCGTCTTGCTTTTAGTAATTATATATGATCTACTCGCCAGATTGTAAAACAATTCCACGCTTTTTCAAAATGTTCATCCAAGtgtttttaagaatattcattTCTTATGCTATACTTTTGTAAAGTCTGCAGTATCTGTGATTACTGTGACTTATATGACTTACTAAAATTTCCAAGTCTTGTGCCACATTTAGATTGTATAAAGGTAATAATATGCCCCAACTTTGCTTAACTTTATGTCTTAAAAATCATGTTAGTGCACCCCTTCAGTTAATGCTGTTGAAAAAGGGTCCTGGAAGTATTTCCCTCTTTGAAGTGCTTAAATCTGGCGGCTGATACAGTTTTACAACCATCTTTGTTCTGAACCTGCAGTTTTTGTCAAGCGGCAGCTGCAGCTCAAGCTGGCGCTTCtgttattcaaatttttgttGGTCGACTCAGGGTAATATTTTTCTCTGTAATGTGCTCGTTGACACTTTTACTGTTATAATAAAGATATGGTCATAACCTTGTGTAGGACTGGGCACGGAGTCATGCTGATGACCCTGAATTAGGAAATGCTCTTAGAAGAGGAGAAGATCCAGGGTTGGCCTTGGTCAGTTCAATGATCTGCTACTTTGCATATAACATTCACACGTTAATGGTCTCTACTCTCTACATGCTATCAAGTATGCCACATTCCACCGGGTTGATTGCCGCAATGACGGTGGCATTCATTGAACCAATGACTAGAACCTCTAGGATGCATTCACACTTGAGAAACAGAGAAATCACATTCCACCTTTTTTTCTCAGCATATAATTCAAAAGTTAAAGTCTTGAACGTtaaacaaaccatgaaataaaaatGCACGAGACGTCGATCATTGTCATGCTTATTCATGTTTACTTTCAAGTTTACCTATCTGCTTAATTTTTCACCTTACTTTTCTCAACTTGTTAAAGGGTAAATCATGTTCTCCCTTCATAAATTTGATTTACTATGGTGACCCtcatattttctttctttttccttaCAAAGAGAGAGTGGACCAGAATAGTTGCTAATGCTTTGCGTGGTTTATATCCTTTGCCAAATAGGTGACGAAAGCCTACAATTTCATTCATAAATATGGACATAAGTCAAAATTGATGGTTGCAGCTATTCGTAACAAGCAGGATGTCTTTAACCTTTTAGGGTATTATTCCTTTGACCATGTTTCATTCTTTTTCAAGGTCTGGTTACCTGTTATATATTCATCTTTATATGCATGCAGGTTGACCACATTGTTTCTGGTTACCGGAGTTATATATTCATTTGTATTTGCAGGGTTGACTACATCATTTCCCCATTAAAGATATTGCAGTCTCTAAAGGATCCTGTGACACCTCCTGATGAGAAATATTCTCTCATAAGGCGGCTATCTCCACTGTCAGCTGCCTCCTATAATTTTAGTGATGAAGAGGtttgatttatattctgatcttttatttttcatgagaAGTTGCCTCAATTGAAGAGTGTTTATTTTCTTGCCCTTGACCTGTCAAACAGTTTTACTCTTAATCAAATAAGTTAACTCTATTTCATTTGATCATTCCCGAATAATTTTCAGCTTGTTACGTGGGACCAGTATAGCTTCTCCTCGGCTATGGGTCCTGCGGCAGTGGAGCTTCTAGCTACTGGAATGGATGGGTACGCTAATCAATCGAAACGAGTGGAGGAATTATTTGGAAAGATGTGGCCACCTCCTAATGTGTAAGGTATTTGGCGAGTAACTCGTAATAAATGAGCCTGCGCTCGTGCAGATCCTCGGAAAGCCCATATATAATAAGAGTCGGTTTGCCGATGTTGAATTGAATCCTTTCCAATCTCTGGGCAGTGAAACTTGGTTGGTGTTCTTGGTACTAGATTGTACCTAGCTTGTTTCCAGTTATTTGAACTAACATGTAgctcaattttatttttgtatattcGTGATTTTTAAGCACAAAATATATATGATGATAAAATGACAGCTGTTCGTATATTTGCTGTAGTAAAATGTAGGATTATTTGGAATAATAGTCCTGTataaaaaactttaaaaatatagaTCCCTTGGTGCAACGTATTGTATTGTAGTGTGTAAAAGTgaaatgagggttttttttttaattatatatatatacgagtCTATCCTTGCAAATGACATGTAAAATGTATGTGGTTTCGGTTATCATGTACATCGGGATTGGTCATTTAATGACTAATATCAGGTTTTGAAGTATGGTTAAGATTTTATATACTAAATATTATATTCTTCGTGAATGAATTAATAAAAATCGTTTATTATTTCACGAGGAAAGTTTCTTTCGTATTTATCGGATAAACTATCGGGTTAACACAATAATTTGTAAACCACGTTAGTTAGGTAAATCGAATTAGGCAAGCTTTGTGTGAATGTGGTGACCGAGGAAATTGAACTCTTGATTACTTATCAAGCATTCATATGCACATCAACTTGGACACTCTTGAAATGCATTGAAGGAATAAATTCTTAgaagagattttttttttttgaaaaattaaaaatgggtTAGCACTGATTTTTTGAAACCAAATGGTACGAATTTGAGCTTTAAGATTGGTAATGGAAAAAGGGGAAAAGGGTGTAAAGCAAAAAAGTTGGTCTAAGTTTAAAACTAGCTCAATCACTGGGGCACAAAATCTTTCTGTTAAAATTGATGATGATCACACCTCAAAAAATTGACTATTTCTCAGCATTGGGGACAGTTTGTTAGTATTTGGGATGGTTCGTCGAGTAAGCGCTCAACTTTAGATAGCACGACGGATCGAATTAACATTATGAACAATACAAATGTATAGGATAAGAGGACCGACCACTGCAGTCCATTTTATTTTAGATTCATGCGAATTTGAGTAAACCGGCTATGATCTATTACTAATTCTGCTGGCCATTCACTCCCTTCAGCTCAAATCTATGACAGATTCCATTGAAGCGAAATTCATCGTAGCTCCTGTTAATATACGTACGTGATGACATGGATGATGGCTTGTAAAATCATGTAGCTTTTTGAACACTGAAGTTTTGGCCTTGACAAGGAGAGCTAGGCAGGCCATTGGCTGAATCAAATTTCTCTTTGCAtggaatttttgtttttttaccaAGCTTTCTAGTCTGTGTTCTGATGATAAACGGTTCTTAGTTTCGAAGGTTTTTTTATGCCGATATGATCCGTCATTGGTATCTTTCGGTGACAAACCCCGAACATTTTTCTGATCTTACTTGTTAGGCTTCAATCTTCATGCTTAATTTCACTTTCTCTATCATGCAATGGTCGTTCCATGTTTGCATGTTGGATCAGGGTTCGGGGTAGCCAAATCTATTTATCTTTATATATTTTCATgaataaataacttaaaatatataatttttaacaaAACAAATTGATAGAGAAAACATAAagaatacaaaaatattttttaaacaaaaaaacttTATTATTGGTGATCGGGCTGGGCTGATAACCccgaataaaaaagaaaaagagagagagaaagaGACTCCGGATATGAAATTTTATCTGGTCGAATCTAATCAGATGGAATCCCATCAATATGTTTCGGATGTCCGGATTTGGGCAGACAACCCTAGCCAGTACAAAGGTAGGGTCTCAGCTTTCGTCATTATTTACTTAAACCAGCAGTCAAATTTGAACATGGAAACCTCTGTGCGCTACTTAGTTTTTATCgtttttgttttcaaaaaaaaaaaagcttttATCGTTTTTGGTCATACATTTGCATATATTTTCTATGatgtaaaatttaaattttagtcTTATGTTTTCTaatgttttttaatttttgataattttagtcTTTAAAATTGCCtttaaattttagtatttaaattacctttaaattttagttttatgttttctaatttttgataatttcaatatttttttcgtgaaaatattaatatgacaatACACATGTGTTCATCACATCAACCAGTGTCGCATCAACATCACGTCTTACAAAAGACTAAAGCTTAGAAAAAAAAcgaactaaaattgaaatttgacattatcaaaatcacaaaatacaaatataaaagcactgtttttcaaatttaattaaaattacaaACCTTTTCATTAATCTAAATTCTTTGGTACTTCAACTGAGATATTTTTGTGTTGAATCGTTTTGCTTGACTTGTAATTTTCTACCATTTTTAAAAGTACAATTCgagtaataaaaattaatcaacaAAAGGAATCTCATTATTAAAAATTGGTAGAAAATATGTTACAAATGAGGAGGCAGATGCGTTTGATACTAAGATTGTAGCCTTTCATTACAAGGGAGAAGTTATTGCTCAGCTTTAAGTAACACTCCCTTAGTTTTATCCcctcaaaaataaattataaaaaaaactccCACTGTATAAATTTATCACCATCATTCATTCAACAATGTCTAATTCATATTTACCAACTTTCTTGATTGTTAGAACAATCAACTTAACCTTGCCACCACCTTCAGCAAATTTTTTTACACTTAATTCGTGTGATCAGGCGGTAGGTATTTGGTTTCTCCACATTGCCTTTCATTCTCCACGGCAGAAAATGCGACATGAATGGAGCTTATAAAAGATAACTAATTCTGACCTAGGGTAGCATGGGGGTTTCGTCGAATCAACGAATCCGAGTTCTTCCAAGAGATGACGCTCCAATTTCAGTCTCGGTGTTCTGTTATATAACATTTTGATTGCGTTAGGTATCTTATGTAACAAAGAGTTGGGATATTTTACGTGGCACAAATCTGGAAAATAGCATAGCATACAAAACCAAAACATTTACCTTTAACCATATAAGGTTCAGCTTGTAGCATAACATTTATTTGCCTAATTACCGGACAAGACTATAGTACAAATTTCTGCGTATCTTTCATCAATTTTTTATGTCATAAATGGCGTGTTGTAGCCACCGCTGATTGCTGAATTTACATGTTGACGTTTTTTCCTGGTCCGGTATTGTAGGACAAATTCATACAGTATAAAGAGATTCAATATTAAGCAAGTATGCAATTTTATTTATCCCATGACTGGAACACGGAAAGGACAATCTTATACCTCTAAAAAGCTAGCATATTGAAACAGAGAACTCACCTGAGACTTGGGAGAAGGAAATACAGTCCAGAATCTGAGTGTTTCATCTCCTGCTCCAGTCACTATTGTCTGCAAAGATCATCAACATTATGATAAAGCAAAATcagctaattaaattattaccGATAACAGTTAAGTCcattaaaaaatcatataaacaaaagATAAAGGGAACAGCAGTTTCATTAGCATACCTGTCCATCTGGAGAGATAGCAAGATAAAGTACCCTGTATGTATGGCCAGTGAGAGTTGCCAGCTGCATTTTGgttcagaaaaattattcaaattattCTAAGACTATAGGATTCGTACAAAAATGGAGATCCCATATATTTCTTGCTCATCTACGGTTACCTTTGACATCGAAGGATATCTCCACACAATAATTTGATTCTGTGAATAACCATGAGTGCTAACAAGTTCATTCACATTCTTGGACCACACAAGGTTGCACACCTGCAATATTTTACATTTAAGGCAGAAATTTTTAAGGGAAATTGATTATTCTGGTCTATTTCAAagtcataatttcaaaattggACTTTTTTATTACACATTTTGCATtatgtcttatttaattaaaaaatcctaaaatacCTTTTTTCTATGAACATACATGTTCCATTTTCAtgattcatttatttaattatctattatttcttttaAGAGTTGATTTAATATTTGttctgttttatttaatttataatatattaatttttttaatactacttatttatatcaataaacatattttaataaaataatgaattGTTAGTTTGAATTAGTGTATACGAAACCACCAAggttataatatttaattatgattcTTGCTaatctaaaataatataaacaaaatcaCCAATCACCATGGTTATGAAACGTAATAATTACATCAATGTGAGTTTAtacaaatataaacaaaaaatctGATGATCTCAATTAAGTTTCTACTTTATAACATGCTAACAATTTATGAGTATGCACAACAAaccttcaaaaaaataaaatgcataaaatgatACTCGACAAAAAAATTATCACAAATTATGACCACTCTATGTCCAAATGCATGAAATTCATAAGATTATTCGAGAAATTGCGAAATCAAATAAAGAGTTTGAGATAAAGAAATTGATGGTGAATAGAGTTTAAATGATAGGGGATATCTAtgtaatttgatatgataaaaAGACTATTTTGGTAAATTAATTTAACTGAAGACTAAAATTGATTATAGTAATTGTGTGAAGTCTATTTAAGAAAATCTCCCAATTTTAAAAACTTCCATTCCTATAAATGGAAAATTCAATTGTGTCTTGCAGGAGTCTTTTCCTATCATACGGGGCGGAGGGTGGGAAGTGTGGTGGAGAAATAACATGTCAGGCATGTCACATAGAGCAGACAGTACTAaatccaaaataaaaaatacaaaaaaccACAAGATTAAGGAAATATATAAATTTCAGTTTCCCTCATTCTTTTAATCAACAAAGATTAATGAAAATTGAGAAATAACGCAACATGTCAAATTGAAGTTattcaatcatataataaaCTACCGACATTACATTATCATCAAACAGTTCACAGGCTACAAAATTCACCCGGAAACGTAAATACAGGAACATTACCTGACTCCCTGTATCCACACAACTTAGCTGTGAATTTGTAGTTGTGTTCCAGAAACGAATGCATCGATCTGCAGTGCCACCTCCAGAAGCAAGAAGTCCATGAAGGTGAGGCGACCAGGCTATAGCCTTTACAGCAGCAGTGTGTTCACAATATTTTAGTATTGGCTGACTCGAGTATTGGTTCCATACTAAAAGCTACAAAAGAAAATGGTAAATCCAATCTGAATGATTCGGATCAACAAACATTAATCTAAGTCAAATCAGAACAAAAGATActcaaattcaagaaaagaTAACTAGTTACTCGATTGTCATTTCCACCAGATGCTAATTCGCGGTTGTCATAGGACCACTTCAAACCACATACCTAAAACACAAATGATTGACGTTAAATTAATGAAGCTAGCCATAATAGAAGGCCTGCTAAAAGTAGGTAAGGGTCTGACCTCTGATTTATGTCCACTCAGCTTACTAACATAGTCGTCCTGAGCTCGTACGTCACGCTGAAGAATACATTTGTCCCGGCTTCCTGATGACAGCAGAGATGAACTCCACACAAGAGCACCAACTCGCAACCGATGTCCCTCCATAGTTCTTATCTTCTTACAACGAGAAGCATCCCACAACTGCATGGCATAATGTTGTATCAGTTATCGTCGGAATGTGGAAATAAATACTAGACAAAACAACAATGACTGGTTTAGGCTTTTCAAAAAGCATTTTGATTCAATGCAAAGCAAAACAATTCAGAGCAAAATATTTAGAGTATATAACAAGAGACACAAAATTGTTCATTGCATACCTGGACTTTGCCATTGCTAGAGCCAATTGCAAGGTGTGTACCACGTTGTGCCCACCCAACAGAACAAACACTGTCGTCAATTCCCAACTCACACAACTTCACAACCTGTACaattattgattaaaaaatCCTTCATTCCATGAGTGTAATGGCAAGAAAAAGAGAGTGAAGGGACAAAACTTACCTTGCTGCTAGAAGCATGCCATAGATAAACACAGTTGCCCAGCCCAACAGCCAACACATTATGTGAAGACCAGTCTACAAGATTAAGATAAAAATCGTCTTGCAGTGCTGGTGCATCCAAAACCTACGACAAAATTCCATACAACCTATAAGTTCTAAGCAGCTCAAATTGGCACACCCCGACaataatatccaacaaaaatgtctctaaaaaaaaacacaagtttTCAAAAGTAACTAAAATAGTCAAAACAACGCGCTAACGAGAAAAATACCTCACACAAAGCTAAGAACACATAAGAAATAGTAAATTATGCCACCCGGATTCAGTTAACCTCAGGCAAAGGAAACAAACACAAAAACACTATCGCACCTCAACGAAACCCCAAACCCATCGGCGGAGGAACCATAAATTCATAGCACTTCACAGCACTACCTCCACTTAAATGTATAATCTAAGAAATCCAAAATACGAATCTCAAATCGTTGaacaaaagaaatattttatcaagagattcttttttttttttggggaaaAACAAGAGATTCTAATAAACAAGAAATCTGgaaaaaaaacaagaataaaaaacCCTAGGAATTATAAAACTCTAACCTTGTTGGGAGACCTGGGAACTTTTCTGGGAACCTTAATAGGACTATGGGACACCCCAGGAAGCTGATCATCAAACCCAAACGGCGACAGAGAATGGAAAGATTTTCGAGTCTCGGTCTTGTACTTGAAAATGTTACAATTAGGAGGAGTAATGTGCCAAACGTTACCGTTATTATTAGCACCAAATCGACCCGTGTGAACAGATTTCTCCGGAGTCGATGGCTGAATCCCGTTAGCACCACCAGCGCATTCGGGTCCGAAAAGGGCAGACTTCAAAAGGGTAGTGTAAGCAGAATTAGAATCGTCAGAAGAAGTATCGGCATTGGAATTAGGCAGATTAAATAGGGCAAAGTTGGAAGAGGAACGGCTAGGGATGAAGCGGTCGCTGTAAATCGTGCGGGAGGATGAGGGGCGATGATAGGAAGAGCTGAGAAGCTCGGATGCGGTGATTCTCATTGGAGTTTTTGGGTCTGTAGACAATGCACTCGTGCTCGGGGTTTCCATATTTTTCTGGGACATTCTGAATTCCTATTCGAGAGGAAGTAGTACCTTTGCCGGCGGCGGTTGGGAGCGGCGGGTCTAGGTAGCAGGATGGGATGCGGTGGGCGATCGGGGGATGCCTTCTAGACAGCGCTGAGTAATTATGTTTACCGGGAAAAATAACAGAACACGGTTCAGAGTTGCGGGAAAAATTAACCGGTGCATAAGGGTAATTAAACCATtaacaaataattttattttactaGAAATTCACAAAAACTTTTGGCTTGTTAGATTTTCTGCACATAAATTTTGTGATCTCCATCTAAATTaacttataaaaaatattatttttatattaaatatattatttttattaatattttttatgatgatAATAAATCGGATaatctcacatataaaaatctctgccaaaatacttatttttaaaaattacactTTCTAAggaattataattataattttatctaGATTGAGTTGggtttttataattatttattttttacataaataatataaaaaaaagcaTAAAAGTTTTTGTGTATAAATAAATAGCTAAACaagtattttattatttcaaggGCAGAAAATTATAAGATAATGCGaatataaaatctttaaaataataaaaaaatttattaattgagtAACCTTATTGGACCGATATtattaaaatagaaaaaaaatcagCAAGGATATAAATCAAATTTCATCCGGTTTAATTTAATTAGATCAAATTTTAccaaattaaaattgacttttcgagtttcgaaatttcagatgaGAACCATAAGATGATAACATGAATCAATAATTGTGTGTCTTGAAAATAAAAGGGAAAACTTAATTTTGaataatgtatttttattattctGTGATTTTGATCATctatttatcaaatttcaattttaattttgtatctttcaatttttacaaCTTTAATCTTTTTCATTAATAGTGTTGATATGTCACTGCACAATTTAGTGTTACATCATTATTATATCTCAAAAAAGgactaatttaaaaaaaaacaaaaataaaaatgactaaaattgtttaaaaaaataaatatgatggATCATTACTTTAagtttgaaaatataaaaaaaattaaaattgacacataatcaaaaatacaatttttctaaaataagaACTGAGTATTTCCACTTGAAATAATTAAACCAATGAAGTAAAATACGATTTCCTAGGCTTCTTTATTAATCAAGTTCTAATACTTTTTAAAAGATAATTCAAATGTATGTTCTCTTTGGCTGATACAATGAGATCGAAGTAGTGTGCATGGTGAGTTTCACCAACCACCTTTGCATggtgactgaaacctcttcaacagtgtttccatcggtgttgttgtaacatccattggaggattcgaactACTACCCTGTTTTGGTATtcttcggggaggcatatctgattaccaaaaaggttagtaaccaaatacaacaaacatgtttcagtcctccactgactgctgatcaagaatcggttctgattcattcttaataatacacgttacaaatcaaatcagatagtcaagtaaacatgtattatataaagcagtaacacatgctagcaatcacaagcaaggaaagaaaactcattctaccccgctcactagctcatatctcagtctaaaggatctatcgctctgataccacctgttatggggacccggacgctaatcgtattcttaatcatcattgggacaacttaatcaattataataaatagggtctaatttttttttctttttaaaatactattattaaatgcggaacgtaatgacaTACCTTCTAATATatatgtcagtattaaagtacaagtcttgtactatatacaatcattcaaactaaggtttaacgactacaAATCAAGTGTTTAAACTCTATCttaatcaaagtccgtagtctccactctaatcacgatctctcttcatctcctcgaccctgaacatgtcccacctgttgtcatgcacacatacaaacacgacaactgccaaataactccggtgagatatatatcccagtataaacagtgtaaacatgcagtcatataaaagcatatataaaagcatgaaacacatatcaataacatgtatcaaatctgcaaaacatgtatcaatacaatctctgaatcacactctgtgactcctagactctgactcgactcatcgtaatctagggatcccgatctgaataagaacgcaacgttctcccatctactttaccctagctagatggtggtacgttcttagtcccagactttggctgtctatattgaagatctgcaataggagtcggtcttctcctcagtctatcaatatatatccaaaagtccagtaaCTTGGCGGTTctaccaaagactaggcggatctgcccaactataactcatgctttgctacaattcaatagagtaagcatatcaatatcaagcattgcaaatatcaaatgcaataatcattcagtatgtgattttgggaaactcaagtcaaatctactCGAGTtctgcaatcccgaatcaacatttatttatacctttctttctgtcaatctgactctgtcaaAGTCCCGaactcaaatctgtcaatactcaatctgacaataacaataatgaggaatacaatatcaataccacacttaatcaatactggatataatcagaattgaATCAAATCCTGTTTCAACAGCATcactgtacaatctcaatatacccagcaatatccatcaacatatatcaattccaacatctcataatcgatagaatacaaatctgatatcaaatctcaatcaaatcaactccgaaaatcatagcaattctatacggtatccgttcttcaatccggttttgattatacgatgtctaacatatcagaaacaccatatatgaatcatatctgattccttcaacatcatattttcaaatcatatcagaacataataaaacttacgtccagttgaagcctgcgtcgatagaactcagtactgaagtcggattcaaaatcagacggacggatcgaaatataaaggcgtaagaattcttcaattctttctCGTGCTTCCCTTTCTTCGTTTCTTCCTTTTTCTTTCTGAGGAatgaattttgatatgtttatatatatccTGCATGTTTTTAAGCTAGGTGGCTCATTTCTTTgcgcagcacgtctcgcgcatatgcgcgaccctcctcggcgcatatgcgcgagacaatatgtctcggcgcgtctgtctcacggtagctcgcgcatatgcgcgtccctcttccgcgcatatgcgcgaggtcctctggaatTTTACTTGGCTTCTCGGATGACTCGCGCAAATGCGCGCACCACTTCcgggcatatgcgcgcaccacgaggttctctggacatggTGTTTGCCAATAcacctcctcgcgcatatgcgcgaggtcctctgccttcctcgcgcatgtgcgcgcatcatgtcgcgcatgtgcgcgagagaCACTGTCCTTGTACATTCGACCTcacatgctgaatcaaatcgtgtcccgattaatcctctcctaatcatatcaattcacaaTAAATCATTTCGTAGATTAACGGATAAAAATTCCGGGCATTACACCCGGCCAACCCaatcataaataatatttgaacaAGTATTACACCAATTTTCAAATATCTAACTATGCAAACACATCGACAATAATTACGTTTATTAACATTATTAAAATCCAAACATACATGAGAAATTATAACTCACTCATTCCGTTCTTGACTTCTTGCATAAGCAAGTTTCCAAGCACTCGGTCGAAAGACCGGTGTCGAATATCCGACAGCAGTTGCAGCAATCAACATCAAGAAGAAGCTAAGCAGTCGCCA is a window encoding:
- the LOC142552180 gene encoding B-type cell cycle switch protein ccs52A-like → MSQKNMETPSTSALSTDPKTPMRITASELLSSSYHRPSSSRTIYSDRFIPSRSSSNFALFNLPNSNADTSSDDSNSAYTTLLKSALFGPECAGGANGIQPSTPEKSVHTGRFGANNNGNVWHITPPNCNIFKYKTETRKSFHSLSPFGFDDQLPGVSHSPIKVPRKVPRSPNKVLDAPALQDDFYLNLVDWSSHNVLAVGLGNCVYLWHASSSKVVKLCELGIDDSVCSVGWAQRGTHLAIGSSNGKVQLWDASRCKKIRTMEGHRLRVGALVWSSSLLSSGSRDKCILQRDVRAQDDYVSKLSGHKSEVCGLKWSYDNRELASGGNDNRLLVWNQYSSQPILKYCEHTAAVKAIAWSPHLHGLLASGGGTADRCIRFWNTTTNSQLSCVDTGSQVCNLVWSKNVNELVSTHGYSQNQIIVWRYPSMSKLATLTGHTYRVLYLAISPDGQTIVTGAGDETLRFWTVFPSPKSQNTETEIGASSLGRTRIR